From a single Kitasatospora azatica KCTC 9699 genomic region:
- a CDS encoding DUF2550 domain-containing protein, whose translation MVLALVVCATVVALGVVGLVAFAVRRRLIQRVGGTFDCSYRLKMPADASTVPDLDENGQPTSAPVPATDGKGWVFGIGRYSGDHIEWFRVFSYAPRPRKVLPRREIEVLGRRYPEGQEELALLSGSVVLRCLHQGAPLELAMSEDALTGFLAWLEAAPPGQRVNVA comes from the coding sequence ATGGTCCTCGCCCTTGTGGTGTGTGCGACGGTCGTGGCTCTCGGGGTGGTCGGCCTGGTGGCGTTCGCAGTACGGCGGCGCCTGATCCAGCGAGTCGGAGGAACCTTCGACTGCAGCTACCGGCTGAAAATGCCCGCCGACGCCTCGACCGTTCCCGACCTCGACGAGAACGGACAACCCACCTCCGCCCCGGTCCCCGCGACCGACGGCAAGGGGTGGGTTTTCGGTATCGGGCGGTACAGCGGCGACCACATCGAGTGGTTCCGGGTCTTCTCCTACGCCCCCCGCCCGCGCAAGGTGCTGCCCCGCCGGGAGATCGAGGTGCTCGGCCGGCGCTACCCCGAGGGCCAGGAGGAACTCGCCCTGCTCTCCGGCTCCGTGGTGCTGCGCTGCCTGCACCAGGGCGCCCCGCTGGAGCTGGCGATGAGCGAGGACGCGCTGACCGGTTTCCTGGCCTGGCTGGAGGCGGCTCCGCCCGGCCAGCGGGTCAACGTCGCCTGA
- a CDS encoding DUF6328 family protein encodes MVNEPDPEPQPLRRETPEERADRNLVELLQELRVIQTGVQIVFAFLLGLAFTSRFPELDDFQRDVYIITLLLTVLASAVLATPVAIHRALFHRGFKRRIVRASSRLAVLGLVILAVALNGAVLLVTDVVLGHTAAVGVTAVTSLVFAGLWFLLPWTLRPDRAGDGG; translated from the coding sequence ATGGTCAACGAGCCGGACCCCGAACCGCAACCGCTGCGCCGCGAGACGCCCGAGGAGCGCGCGGACCGCAACCTGGTCGAGCTCCTGCAGGAGCTGCGGGTGATCCAGACCGGCGTGCAGATCGTCTTCGCGTTCCTGCTCGGTCTGGCGTTCACCAGCCGCTTCCCGGAACTGGACGACTTCCAGCGCGACGTCTACATCATCACCCTGCTGCTCACCGTGCTGGCCTCGGCGGTGCTCGCCACTCCCGTCGCGATCCACCGGGCGCTCTTCCACCGCGGCTTCAAGCGGCGGATCGTCCGGGCCTCCTCGCGGCTCGCGGTGCTGGGCCTGGTGATCCTGGCGGTCGCACTGAACGGCGCCGTGCTGCTGGTGACCGACGTGGTGCTCGGGCACACCGCCGCGGTCGGCGTCACGGCGGTCACCTCGCTGGTCTTCGCGGGCCTGTGGTTCCTGCTGCCGTGGACCCTGCGACCGGACCGCGCGGGAGACGGCGGCTAG
- a CDS encoding F0F1 ATP synthase subunit epsilon — MAELHVELVAADRKVWSGAATLVVARTASGDTGIMPNHTPVLSVLESGPVTIRTTDGGTVVAAVHGGFISFADNKLSLLAEVAELADEIDVTRAERALELAKSESDAHAERRAEVRLVAAGRRMAA; from the coding sequence TTGGCTGAGCTGCACGTCGAGCTGGTCGCAGCCGACCGCAAGGTGTGGTCCGGTGCGGCCACCCTCGTTGTCGCCCGCACGGCTTCCGGAGACACCGGCATCATGCCGAACCACACCCCGGTGCTGAGCGTGCTGGAGTCCGGTCCGGTGACCATCCGCACGACCGACGGCGGCACTGTCGTCGCCGCCGTGCACGGCGGTTTCATCTCGTTCGCCGACAACAAGCTGTCGCTGCTCGCCGAGGTCGCCGAGCTCGCGGACGAGATCGATGTGACCCGCGCGGAGCGCGCGCTGGAGCTCGCCAAGAGCGAGAGCGACGCGCACGCCGAGCGCCGCGCCGAGGTTCGCCTCGTCGCCGCAGGCCGCCGCATGGCTGCCTGA
- the atpE gene encoding ATP synthase F0 subunit C: MSIENLAAVSGSVASIGYGLAAIGPGIGLGLIFGNSVQAMARQPEAAGLIRTNMFIGLAVTEALALVGIVMPFVFGK, encoded by the coding sequence ATGTCGATCGAGAACCTCGCTGCGGTCAGCGGCTCCGTCGCCTCCATCGGTTACGGCCTTGCGGCGATCGGCCCCGGCATTGGCCTCGGCCTCATCTTCGGCAACAGCGTGCAGGCCATGGCCCGCCAGCCCGAGGCGGCCGGCCTGATCCGCACCAACATGTTCATCGGTCTGGCGGTGACCGAGGCGCTCGCGCTCGTCGGCATCGTCATGCCGTTCGTCTTCGGCAAGTAA
- the atpB gene encoding F0F1 ATP synthase subunit A — MSADRLTQQLASEGCHLFSGCGFPAPGLNEFQFKPIFTVAGFDFNKPMLLSLIVMLLVIGFFWAVFARPKVVPGKLQLVAEIGYEFVKRSVVLENIGKRGEKYVPMMVSLFFFVWMLNVMSIIPFAQFPAAAVIGFPVALALVVWVTYMGLTFKKHGFIGGLKHLCWPSDVPVGVMFILVPIEFISNIFLRPFTLAVRLFANMFAGHLLIVMFSVASWYLLSPSIGVLYAGASFSLTLALTAFELLIQFLQAYIFTLLASTYIGGALEEAH, encoded by the coding sequence GTGAGTGCTGACAGGCTCACGCAGCAGCTTGCCTCAGAAGGCTGCCACCTGTTCTCCGGCTGCGGCTTCCCGGCCCCCGGCCTGAACGAGTTCCAGTTCAAGCCGATCTTCACGGTCGCCGGCTTCGATTTCAACAAGCCGATGCTGCTGTCGCTGATCGTCATGCTGCTGGTGATCGGCTTCTTCTGGGCCGTGTTCGCCCGGCCGAAGGTGGTCCCGGGCAAGCTGCAGCTGGTGGCCGAGATCGGCTACGAGTTCGTGAAGCGCAGCGTCGTGCTGGAGAACATCGGCAAGCGGGGCGAGAAGTACGTCCCGATGATGGTCTCGCTGTTCTTCTTCGTCTGGATGCTGAACGTGATGTCGATCATCCCGTTCGCCCAGTTCCCCGCCGCCGCGGTGATCGGCTTCCCGGTCGCTCTGGCCCTGGTGGTCTGGGTCACCTACATGGGGCTGACCTTCAAGAAGCACGGGTTCATCGGCGGCCTGAAGCACCTCTGCTGGCCGTCGGACGTCCCCGTCGGGGTCATGTTCATCCTGGTCCCGATCGAGTTCATCTCGAACATCTTCCTGCGGCCGTTCACCCTCGCGGTGCGACTCTTCGCGAACATGTTCGCCGGTCACCTGCTGATCGTGATGTTCTCGGTGGCCTCCTGGTATCTGCTCAGTCCGAGCATCGGTGTGCTGTACGCCGGCGCGTCCTTCTCGCTGACCCTGGCGCTCACCGCCTTCGAGCTGCTGATCCAGTTCCTGCAGGCCTACATCTTCACGCTGCTCGCCAGCACCTACATCGGCGGCGCGCTCGAAGAAGCGCACTGA
- a CDS encoding F0F1 ATP synthase subunit delta codes for MIGASREALAAGRENLDSLTDNTSVDAAKLAEELSAVTALLDREVSLRRLLTDPSRSGQDKAQLVGSLLTGQVSGETVDLVSGLVRSRWSGGRDLVDAVEELSAYAEVIAAEKAGRLDDLEDELFRFGRIVSGSHELRAGLTEPKAGTAAKAELIKKLLGGRALAGTVRLVTSLVTHPRGRSLEQGLESYSKLAADRRGRVVALVTTAVPLSDGQKERLSGALAKLYGRAVLLNIDVDPEVVGGVRVQIGDEIIDGTVSSRLEGARQALEG; via the coding sequence GTGATCGGCGCCAGCCGTGAGGCGCTGGCCGCCGGTCGCGAGAACCTCGACAGCCTGACCGACAACACCTCGGTGGACGCGGCCAAGCTGGCGGAGGAGCTCAGCGCCGTGACGGCGCTGCTGGACCGCGAGGTCTCGCTGCGCCGGCTGCTGACCGACCCCTCGCGGAGCGGTCAGGACAAGGCGCAGCTGGTCGGCTCGCTGCTGACCGGTCAGGTCTCCGGCGAGACCGTCGACCTGGTGTCCGGCCTGGTTCGGTCCCGCTGGTCCGGTGGCCGCGACCTGGTCGACGCCGTCGAGGAGCTGTCCGCCTACGCCGAGGTGATCGCCGCCGAGAAGGCCGGCCGCCTCGACGACCTGGAGGACGAGCTCTTCCGGTTCGGACGGATCGTCAGCGGCTCGCACGAGCTGCGCGCCGGTCTGACCGAGCCGAAGGCCGGCACCGCCGCCAAGGCGGAGCTGATCAAGAAGCTGCTCGGCGGTCGTGCCCTGGCGGGCACCGTCCGCCTGGTCACCTCGCTGGTCACCCACCCGCGTGGCCGTAGCCTGGAGCAGGGCCTGGAGTCCTACTCCAAGCTCGCCGCCGACCGCCGCGGCCGTGTGGTGGCCCTGGTCACCACCGCGGTTCCGCTCAGCGACGGCCAGAAGGAGCGCCTCTCGGGCGCGCTGGCCAAGCTGTACGGCCGCGCCGTGCTCCTGAACATCGACGTCGACCCCGAGGTCGTCGGCGGTGTCCGGGTGCAGATCGGTGACGAGATCATCGACGGCACCGTGTCGAGCCGCCTGGAAGGCGCTCGACAGGCCCTCGAAGGCTGA
- a CDS encoding F0F1 ATP synthase subunit B encodes MLLAAANLAAEDFNPLIPKAPELIIGLICFFVVFGLLGKKLLPSIEKVLAERRDMIEGGMERADAAQAEAQALLEQYRAELAEARHEAARITEHAREQGAALISEMREEGQRQREAIVAAGHAQIEADKKQATAALRQDVGSLATQLASRIVGESLEDAARQTGVVDRFLDDLEAKAAASAAVAK; translated from the coding sequence ATGTTGCTCGCAGCGGCCAATCTGGCGGCAGAGGACTTCAATCCTCTGATCCCCAAGGCTCCTGAGCTCATCATCGGCCTGATCTGCTTCTTCGTGGTCTTCGGTCTGCTCGGCAAGAAGCTCCTCCCCAGCATCGAAAAGGTGCTGGCGGAGCGCCGGGACATGATCGAGGGCGGCATGGAGCGTGCCGACGCCGCACAGGCCGAGGCCCAGGCCCTCCTTGAGCAGTACCGCGCCGAGCTCGCTGAGGCGCGTCACGAGGCCGCTCGGATCACCGAGCACGCTCGTGAGCAGGGCGCTGCCCTGATCAGCGAGATGCGCGAGGAAGGCCAGCGTCAGCGCGAGGCCATCGTCGCGGCCGGTCACGCCCAGATCGAGGCCGACAAGAAGCAGGCGACTGCCGCCCTGCGCCAGGACGTCGGTTCGCTCGCCACCCAGCTGGCCTCCCGCATCGTGGGCGAGTCCCTCGAGGACGCGGCCCGGCAGACTGGCGTGGTCGACCGCTTCCTGGACGACCTGGAGGCCAAGGCCGCCGCGAGCGCGGCGGTCGCCAAGTGA
- a CDS encoding Uma2 family endonuclease, translated as MTAMAAEPDLVLGLDEVLWHAWLALELPEGYRAEIIEGFIEVSPAGRLSHGKAANALRRALDAYLSDSGLAAYQALNALHGYKVSTPDVLIAPLDLDDISAADDLGVDAARVHLVAEVVSPGYDDRQRDRVRKRRAYARAGVPVYVIIDDYDGEGHVTVLTKPNPKKATYEAEHRVPYGTPVTVPEGPAKGFVIDTTVTGEPRKSE; from the coding sequence ATGACCGCTATGGCGGCTGAGCCGGATCTCGTTCTGGGCCTGGACGAGGTCCTGTGGCACGCGTGGCTCGCGCTGGAACTCCCCGAGGGCTATCGCGCCGAGATCATCGAGGGGTTCATCGAGGTGTCACCCGCTGGCCGACTCAGCCACGGGAAAGCCGCCAATGCGCTCCGCCGCGCGCTGGATGCCTACTTGTCCGACAGCGGGCTCGCCGCTTATCAGGCCCTCAATGCCCTGCACGGTTACAAGGTCTCCACCCCGGACGTCCTCATTGCGCCCCTGGACCTGGATGACATCTCGGCTGCCGACGATTTGGGTGTCGACGCCGCCCGAGTGCACTTGGTGGCGGAAGTGGTCTCCCCGGGATATGACGACCGGCAGCGTGACCGGGTGCGCAAGCGCCGCGCCTATGCGCGGGCCGGCGTCCCCGTCTACGTGATCATCGATGACTACGACGGTGAGGGCCACGTCACCGTTCTCACGAAGCCGAACCCGAAGAAGGCAACCTACGAGGCGGAGCACCGGGTGCCCTACGGCACCCCCGTCACCGTCCCCGAAGGCCCCGCCAAGGGCTTCGTGATCGACACCACAGTCACCGGCGAGCCGCGCAAGTCTGAGTAG
- a CDS encoding cob(I)yrinic acid a,c-diamide adenosyltransferase: MVNLTRIYTRTGDDGSTALGDMSRTTKTDPRLIAYADANEANAALGVAIAAGALSEDLVAALTRIQNDLFDVGADLATPVVENPKYPPLRVEQGYIDWLEGQCDLYLEQLEKLRSFILPGGTPGAAYLHLACTVVRRAERATWAAIEEHGESVNPLAAKYLNRLSDLLFILARVANKERGDVLWVPGENR; this comes from the coding sequence ATGGTCAACCTGACGCGCATCTACACCCGCACCGGCGACGACGGCAGTACCGCGCTCGGTGACATGAGCCGCACCACCAAGACCGATCCGCGGCTGATCGCCTACGCGGACGCCAACGAGGCCAATGCCGCGCTGGGCGTGGCGATCGCGGCCGGCGCGCTGTCCGAGGACCTGGTGGCGGCGCTGACGCGGATTCAGAACGACCTCTTCGACGTGGGCGCGGACCTGGCGACGCCCGTCGTGGAGAACCCGAAGTACCCGCCGCTGCGGGTCGAGCAGGGGTACATCGACTGGCTCGAGGGCCAGTGCGACCTGTACCTGGAGCAGTTGGAGAAGCTGCGCAGCTTCATCCTGCCGGGTGGCACCCCCGGCGCCGCGTACCTGCACCTGGCCTGCACGGTGGTGCGCCGGGCCGAGCGGGCCACCTGGGCGGCGATCGAGGAGCACGGCGAGAGCGTCAACCCGCTGGCCGCCAAGTACCTCAACCGGCTCTCCGACCTGCTCTTCATCCTGGCCCGGGTGGCCAACAAGGAGCGCGGCGACGTGCTCTGGGTGCCGGGCGAGAACCGCTAG
- the atpA gene encoding F0F1 ATP synthase subunit alpha: MAELTIRPEEIRDALADFVQSYQPDAASREEVGTVTEAMDGIAKVEGLPSVMANELLKFEDGTLGLALNLDTREIGVVILGEFAGIEEGQTVHRTGEVLSVPVGDGYLGRVVDPLGNPIDGLGDIASTGRRALELQAPGVMVRKSVKEPLQTGIKAIDAMTPIGRGQRQLIIGDRQTGKTAVAVDTIINQRDNWRSGDPKKQVRCIYVAVGQKGSTIASVRGALEEAGALEYTTIVAAPASDPAGFKYLAPYTGSAIGQQWMYDGKHVLIIFDDLSKQAEAYRSVSLLLRRPPGREAYPGDVFYLHSRLLERCAKLSDELGGGSMTGLPIIETKANDVSAYIPTNVISITDGQCFLESDLFNAGIRPAVNVGISVSRVGGSAQIKAMRSVAGRLRLDLAQYRELEAFAAFGSDLDSASKAQLERGARMVELLKQGQYQPFPVEEQVVSIWAGTTGKMDDVPVADIRRFEREFLDYVRVEHKNLLAGIVETGLLADGTIDALTEAIKSFKLGFTTADGKLLSEQA; encoded by the coding sequence ATGGCGGAGCTTACGATCCGGCCGGAGGAGATCCGGGACGCGCTGGCCGACTTCGTCCAGTCGTACCAGCCGGACGCCGCCTCGCGTGAAGAGGTCGGCACGGTCACCGAGGCCATGGACGGTATCGCCAAGGTCGAGGGCCTGCCCTCGGTCATGGCCAACGAGCTGCTGAAGTTCGAGGACGGCACCCTCGGCCTCGCGCTGAACCTCGACACCCGCGAGATCGGTGTCGTCATCCTCGGTGAGTTCGCGGGCATCGAGGAGGGCCAGACGGTGCACCGCACCGGCGAGGTCCTGTCCGTCCCGGTCGGTGACGGCTACCTCGGCCGCGTCGTGGACCCGCTGGGCAACCCGATCGACGGCCTGGGCGACATCGCCTCGACCGGTCGTCGCGCCCTCGAGCTGCAGGCCCCCGGCGTCATGGTCCGCAAGTCGGTCAAGGAGCCGCTGCAGACCGGCATCAAGGCCATCGACGCGATGACCCCGATCGGCCGCGGCCAGCGTCAGCTGATCATCGGCGACCGCCAGACCGGCAAGACCGCGGTGGCCGTCGACACGATCATCAACCAGCGTGACAACTGGCGCTCCGGCGACCCGAAGAAGCAGGTCCGCTGCATCTACGTCGCCGTCGGCCAGAAGGGCTCCACCATCGCCTCGGTGCGTGGCGCCCTGGAGGAGGCCGGCGCGCTGGAGTACACCACCATCGTGGCTGCTCCCGCCTCCGACCCCGCGGGCTTCAAGTACCTCGCCCCGTACACCGGTTCGGCCATCGGCCAGCAGTGGATGTACGACGGCAAGCACGTCCTGATCATCTTCGACGACCTGTCGAAGCAGGCCGAGGCCTACCGCTCCGTCTCCCTGCTGCTGCGTCGTCCGCCGGGCCGCGAGGCCTACCCGGGTGACGTCTTCTACCTGCACTCCCGCCTGCTGGAGCGCTGCGCCAAGCTCTCCGACGAGCTGGGCGGCGGCTCGATGACCGGTCTGCCGATCATCGAGACCAAGGCCAACGACGTCTCGGCGTACATCCCGACCAACGTCATCTCGATCACCGACGGCCAGTGCTTCCTGGAGTCCGACCTGTTCAACGCCGGCATCCGCCCGGCCGTGAACGTCGGCATCTCGGTCTCCCGCGTCGGTGGCTCCGCCCAGATCAAGGCCATGCGCTCGGTCGCCGGCCGCCTGCGTCTGGACCTGGCCCAGTACCGCGAGCTGGAGGCGTTCGCCGCCTTCGGTTCCGACCTGGACTCGGCCTCCAAGGCCCAGCTGGAGCGCGGTGCCCGCATGGTCGAGCTGCTCAAGCAGGGCCAGTACCAGCCGTTCCCGGTCGAGGAGCAGGTCGTCTCCATCTGGGCCGGCACCACCGGCAAGATGGACGACGTCCCGGTCGCCGACATCCGCCGCTTCGAGCGCGAGTTCCTGGACTACGTCCGGGTCGAGCACAAGAACCTGCTCGCCGGCATCGTGGAGACCGGTCTGCTCGCCGACGGCACGATCGACGCGCTGACCGAGGCGATCAAGTCCTTCAAGCTGGGCTTCACCACGGCCGACGGCAAGCTGCTCTCCGAGCAGGCCTGA
- a CDS encoding F0F1 ATP synthase subunit gamma, whose product MGAQLRVYKRRIRSVTATKKITKAMEMISASRIVKAQRAVAASTPYADELTRAVTAVATRSNAKHPLTTENPQAKTAAVLLITADRGLAGGYSTNAIKQATSLTARLRAEGKDVVTYIVGRKGVSYYGFRGLEVTGSWTGFSDKPTYGDAKAVASDLIEAFVSETGGVDELHLISTKFESMLTQTAVDARLLPLKLDEVQLSDDKPAKAEIFPLYDFEPSAEGVLDALLPRYVESRIYNALLQSAASEHAARRRAMKSATDNAGELIKSLTRLANSARQAEITQEISEIVGGANALADASRGSE is encoded by the coding sequence ATGGGAGCACAGCTTCGGGTCTACAAGCGCCGGATCCGCTCTGTCACCGCGACGAAGAAGATCACCAAGGCGATGGAGATGATCTCCGCGTCGCGCATCGTCAAGGCGCAGCGCGCGGTGGCCGCCTCCACTCCGTACGCCGACGAGCTCACCCGCGCGGTGACGGCGGTGGCCACCCGGTCCAACGCCAAGCACCCGCTCACCACCGAGAACCCGCAGGCCAAGACCGCCGCGGTGCTGCTGATCACGGCAGACCGCGGTCTGGCCGGCGGCTACTCGACCAACGCCATCAAGCAGGCGACCTCGCTCACCGCGCGGCTGCGTGCCGAGGGCAAGGACGTGGTGACGTACATCGTCGGTCGTAAGGGTGTCTCGTACTACGGCTTCCGTGGCCTCGAGGTCACGGGCTCGTGGACGGGCTTCTCGGACAAGCCGACCTACGGTGACGCCAAGGCCGTGGCGAGCGATCTCATCGAGGCGTTCGTGTCGGAGACCGGCGGGGTGGACGAACTGCACCTGATCTCGACCAAGTTCGAGTCGATGCTCACCCAGACCGCGGTCGACGCCCGGCTGCTGCCGCTGAAGCTGGACGAGGTCCAGCTGAGCGACGACAAGCCGGCCAAGGCCGAGATCTTCCCGCTGTACGACTTCGAGCCGTCGGCGGAGGGCGTGCTGGACGCGCTGCTGCCGCGGTACGTCGAGAGCCGGATCTACAACGCGCTGCTGCAGTCGGCCGCTTCGGAGCACGCCGCTCGTCGGCGCGCGATGAAGAGCGCCACCGACAATGCGGGAGAGCTCATCAAGTCGCTGACGCGGCTTGCCAACTCGGCCCGCCAGGCCGAGATCACCCAGGAAATCAGCGAGATCGTCGGCGGCGCCAACGCCCTCGCCGACGCTAGCCGCGGGAGCGAATGA
- the atpD gene encoding F0F1 ATP synthase subunit beta, which yields MTTTVEPTGAGLATGRVARVIGPVVDVEFPVDAIPNMFNALHVEVDNPDGTGKKVLTLEVAQHLGDGMVRGISMQPTDGLVRGAQVSDTGSAISVPVGQITKGKVFNALGEVLNTDKAEFESQVEVRWPIHRKAPEFKDLESKTEMFETGIKVIDLLTPYVQGGKIGLFGGAGVGKTVLIQEMIYRVAENFGGVSVFAGVGERTREGNDLIEEMTDSGVLDKTALVFGQMDEPPGTRLRVALSALTMAEYFRDVEQQDVLLFIDNIFRFTQAGSEVSTLLGRMPSAVGYQPNLADEMGLLQERITSTRGHSITSMQAIYVPADDLTDPAPATTFAHLDATTVLSRPITEKGIYPAVDPLDSTSRILDPRYIAQDHYDTAIRIKGILQKYKDLQDIIAILGIDELSEEDKITVHRARRIERFLSQNTYVAKQFTGVEGSTVPLSETIEAFNSIADGKYDAVPEQAFFMCGGIEDLEKNAAELAKK from the coding sequence ATGACCACCACTGTTGAGCCGACGGGCGCCGGACTGGCCACGGGCCGCGTTGCCCGGGTCATCGGCCCGGTCGTCGACGTGGAGTTCCCCGTCGACGCGATTCCCAACATGTTCAACGCCCTGCACGTCGAGGTCGACAACCCCGACGGCACGGGCAAGAAGGTCCTGACCCTCGAGGTCGCCCAGCACCTCGGCGATGGCATGGTCCGCGGCATCTCGATGCAGCCGACCGACGGCCTGGTCCGTGGCGCCCAGGTGTCCGACACCGGCTCCGCCATCTCCGTGCCGGTCGGCCAGATCACCAAGGGCAAGGTCTTCAACGCCCTCGGCGAGGTGCTGAACACCGACAAGGCCGAGTTCGAGTCGCAGGTCGAGGTTCGCTGGCCGATCCACCGCAAGGCCCCCGAGTTCAAGGACCTCGAGTCCAAGACCGAGATGTTCGAGACCGGTATCAAGGTCATCGACCTGCTCACCCCGTACGTCCAGGGTGGCAAGATCGGTCTGTTCGGTGGCGCCGGTGTCGGCAAGACCGTCCTCATCCAGGAGATGATCTACCGCGTCGCCGAGAACTTCGGTGGTGTGTCGGTCTTCGCCGGTGTCGGTGAGCGCACCCGTGAGGGCAACGACCTCATCGAGGAGATGACCGACTCGGGCGTTCTGGACAAGACCGCGCTGGTCTTCGGCCAGATGGACGAGCCGCCGGGCACCCGCCTGCGCGTCGCCCTGTCCGCCCTGACGATGGCGGAGTACTTCCGCGACGTCGAGCAGCAGGACGTTCTGCTCTTCATCGACAACATCTTCCGGTTCACCCAGGCCGGTTCCGAGGTGTCGACCCTGCTCGGCCGGATGCCCTCCGCGGTGGGTTACCAGCCGAACCTGGCCGACGAGATGGGCCTCCTGCAGGAGCGCATCACCTCGACCCGCGGTCACTCGATCACCTCGATGCAGGCGATCTACGTCCCCGCGGACGACCTGACCGACCCGGCCCCGGCGACCACCTTCGCCCACCTCGACGCGACGACGGTTCTCTCCCGTCCGATCACCGAGAAGGGCATCTACCCGGCCGTCGACCCGCTGGACTCCACGTCCCGCATCCTGGACCCGCGCTACATCGCGCAGGACCACTACGACACGGCCATCCGTATCAAGGGGATCCTGCAGAAGTACAAGGACCTCCAGGACATCATCGCGATCCTCGGTATCGACGAGCTGAGCGAGGAGGACAAGATCACTGTCCACCGCGCCCGCCGCATCGAGCGCTTCCTCTCGCAGAACACCTACGTGGCGAAGCAGTTCACCGGCGTCGAGGGTTCGACCGTGCCGCTGTCCGAGACGATCGAGGCCTTCAACAGCATCGCGGACGGCAAGTACGACGCCGTTCCGGAGCAGGCCTTCTTCATGTGCGGTGGCATCGAGGACCTCGAGAAGAACGCCGCCGAGCTCGCGAAGAAGTAA
- a CDS encoding ketoacyl-ACP synthase III family protein, with the protein MQVSGVYIDSIGVHLPEWVSAEKAVVDGIYDADIQAANGLTGTHIAGDVPAVEMAITAARNAVERSELELDEVESHIHSGVFFQGPEGSYPPGYILRELGVSGASSLDLRLGCNGLLGSLEVAVGQITGAAKAKNVLLTTAENWGTPLLNRWLGLGPAFILADGASSVLLSSEGGFAEVRAVKSGVLPELEQWHRGEDSLLPPQDLETNPYDLSNRATVFNEKTMSLTDVLEKLTVFNLNIVFGCLVDAGLNGSDLAKVIAINTDGRMIEQGLMAPLGLGMDRSTWDFGKSVGHMGGSDVIVSLNHLLESGELAPGDHVLLTSSGPGWTCTAAVITILAKPSWGG; encoded by the coding sequence ATGCAGGTTTCAGGCGTCTACATCGACTCCATCGGAGTGCACTTGCCGGAGTGGGTGAGTGCCGAGAAGGCGGTGGTCGACGGGATCTACGACGCGGACATCCAGGCTGCAAACGGGCTGACGGGTACTCACATCGCCGGTGACGTACCAGCGGTGGAGATGGCGATCACGGCCGCCCGCAACGCTGTCGAGCGTTCGGAGCTGGAGCTGGACGAGGTCGAGTCGCACATCCACAGCGGCGTCTTCTTCCAGGGGCCGGAAGGCTCGTACCCGCCCGGCTACATCCTGCGCGAGCTCGGTGTCAGCGGTGCCTCCAGCCTGGACCTGCGCCTCGGCTGCAACGGCTTGCTCGGTTCGCTGGAGGTCGCGGTCGGCCAGATCACCGGGGCCGCCAAGGCGAAGAACGTGCTGCTGACCACGGCGGAGAACTGGGGCACCCCGCTGCTGAACCGGTGGCTCGGCCTGGGCCCGGCGTTCATCCTGGCCGACGGCGCCTCCTCCGTGCTGCTCAGCAGCGAGGGCGGCTTCGCCGAGGTACGTGCGGTCAAGTCCGGTGTGCTGCCGGAACTCGAGCAGTGGCACCGCGGTGAGGACTCGCTGCTGCCGCCGCAGGACCTGGAGACCAACCCGTACGACCTGAGCAACCGCGCCACTGTCTTCAACGAGAAGACGATGTCGCTCACGGACGTGCTGGAGAAGCTGACGGTCTTCAACCTGAACATCGTCTTCGGCTGCCTGGTGGACGCCGGCCTCAACGGCTCGGACCTCGCCAAGGTGATCGCCATCAACACTGATGGTCGGATGATCGAGCAGGGCCTGATGGCGCCGCTCGGCCTCGGGATGGACCGCTCCACCTGGGACTTCGGCAAGTCGGTCGGTCACATGGGTGGCTCGGACGTGATCGTCTCGCTCAACCACCTGCTGGAGTCCGGCGAACTCGCCCCGGGCGACCACGTTCTGCTGACCTCGTCCGGTCCGGGCTGGACCTGCACCGCCGCCGTGATCACCATCCTCGCCAAGCCCTCCTGGGGCGGCTGA